One window of Ignavibacteriales bacterium genomic DNA carries:
- the wecB gene encoding UDP-N-acetylglucosamine 2-epimerase (non-hydrolyzing), translating into MKKVISVVGARPNFMKVAPIHKAFEKLKMKNEKLEIEHLICHTGQHYDEKMSKIFFDDLELPQPHFYLGVGSGSHAEQTAKVMIEFEKVLLAEKPDLVIVVGDVNSTIACTLVASKLNIKTAHVEAGLRSFDREMPEEINRLLTDSIADFLFVTEKTGIINLKHEGVPDEKVFFTGNVMIDSLVNYLPKTEKSNIIKEHHLEKGKYILVTLHRPSNVDTKEGLEALLNMLNTVANKRNLLFPIHPRTKSNMQKFGLDDLLSENIILTEPIGYIDFLALTKDAELIITDSGGIQEESTFLGVQCITVRNNTERPITVEVGTNQLVGTDLKKVEKAALEILDGKIKKGTIPELWDGKAAERITKIIVDHLIS; encoded by the coding sequence TTGAAGAAAGTTATTTCAGTTGTTGGTGCCCGCCCAAATTTTATGAAAGTAGCACCAATTCATAAAGCATTTGAAAAATTAAAAATGAAAAATGAAAAATTAGAAATTGAACACCTGATTTGTCATACCGGGCAACATTATGATGAAAAGATGTCTAAAATATTTTTTGATGACCTGGAACTGCCACAACCTCATTTTTATTTAGGAGTTGGTTCTGGTTCTCATGCAGAACAAACTGCTAAAGTTATGATCGAATTTGAAAAAGTTCTTCTGGCAGAAAAACCTGACCTGGTGATTGTTGTTGGAGATGTTAATTCAACAATTGCGTGTACTTTAGTTGCTTCAAAATTAAATATTAAAACTGCGCACGTAGAAGCCGGGTTAAGAAGTTTTGATAGAGAGATGCCAGAAGAAATCAACAGGCTGCTTACGGATTCCATAGCCGATTTTCTTTTTGTAACAGAAAAAACTGGAATAATAAATTTAAAACACGAAGGGGTGCCCGACGAAAAAGTTTTTTTTACTGGCAATGTAATGATTGACAGCCTTGTTAATTATTTACCTAAAACTGAAAAGTCTAATATTATTAAAGAACATCATTTGGAAAAAGGAAAATATATTCTTGTCACTCTACATCGCCCGAGTAATGTTGATACTAAAGAAGGACTTGAAGCATTATTGAATATGCTTAATACCGTAGCAAACAAACGCAATCTTCTTTTCCCGATTCATCCACGTACTAAATCCAATATGCAAAAATTTGGATTGGATGATCTGCTAAGTGAGAATATAATCCTGACCGAACCAATCGGTTATATAGATTTTCTTGCTCTTACAAAAGATGCTGAATTGATAATCACTGATAGCGGCGGTATCCAGGAAGAAAGCACTTTCCTTGGTGTTCAATGTATAACTGTCCGGAATAATACTGAGCGCCCAATAACTGTTGAAGTTGGTACCAATCAATTAGTCGGAACTGATTTAAAGAAAGTAGAAAAAGCTGCTCTTGAAATCCTTGATGGGAAAATTAAAAAAGGGACAATTCCAGAATTATGGGACGGGAAAGCTGCGGAAAGAATTACTAAGATAATTGTAGATCATTTAATTTCTTAA
- a CDS encoding GDP-L-fucose synthase — MKNKKIYVAGHRGMVGSAIYRKFLSEGCKNIVTKELNELNLIRQDQVEKFFEIEKPELVIIAAAKVGGILANNTYRAQFIYENLMIESNLIHAAHQNGAEKLLFLGSSCIYPKLAPQPLKEEYLLSDKLEYTNEPYAIAKIAGIKLCESYYKQFGSNFISVMPTNLYGPNDNFNLETSHVLPALIRKFHEAKINQQAAIHNQQSVVVWGTGNPRREFLYVEDLAEAVYYIMQKVNAADLYENGISHINIGTGIDLTIKELAKIISEVVGYNGKIVFDAAKPDGTPRKLLDVTRLNNLGWQHKTNLKDGIEKAYKWFLVNIK; from the coding sequence ATGAAAAACAAAAAAATCTATGTTGCTGGTCACCGTGGAATGGTTGGCTCTGCCATTTATAGAAAGTTCTTGTCGGAAGGCTGCAAAAATATTGTTACAAAGGAATTGAATGAATTAAATCTTATCCGCCAGGATCAGGTAGAAAAATTCTTTGAAATAGAAAAACCAGAATTAGTAATTATTGCCGCAGCAAAAGTCGGTGGAATACTTGCCAATAATACTTACCGTGCACAGTTCATTTATGAAAACCTGATGATTGAATCTAATTTAATTCACGCTGCTCACCAGAATGGAGCTGAAAAACTTTTGTTTCTTGGCAGCTCGTGTATTTATCCCAAGCTGGCACCTCAACCTTTAAAGGAAGAATATCTTTTATCAGATAAACTTGAATATACAAATGAACCTTATGCGATAGCAAAAATTGCCGGAATTAAATTATGCGAAAGTTATTATAAACAATTTGGCAGTAATTTTATTTCAGTTATGCCAACTAATCTTTACGGACCAAATGATAACTTCAATCTGGAAACATCGCATGTACTTCCAGCTCTAATAAGGAAATTTCACGAAGCCAAAATTAATCAGCAAGCAGCAATCCACAATCAGCAATCGGTAGTAGTGTGGGGAACCGGGAATCCTAGAAGAGAATTTCTTTATGTAGAAGACCTGGCAGAAGCTGTTTATTATATTATGCAAAAAGTAAACGCTGCTGATTTATATGAGAATGGAATTTCTCACATTAACATCGGGACAGGTATCGATCTAACGATTAAAGAATTAGCTAAGATAATTTCTGAAGTGGTTGGGTATAATGGAAAAATTGTATTTGATGCAGCAAAACCGGATGGTACTCCCAGAAAACTTCTTGATGTAACAAGACTCAACAATTTAGGCTGGCAGCACAAAACCAATTTGAAAGACGGAATAGAAAAAGCTTATAAATGGTTTTTGGTAAACATAAAGTAG
- a CDS encoding nucleotidyltransferase substrate binding protein yields the protein MKNNYKILFENSKQKVISSIGLVEASLIGLEKYIINKKYNPKELEPYDALSDRFIRAVETCIKFFKTYEYYLYTFSSDTYRDLLLNMEKQKIISAVEIWVDMRDIRNRIVHDYLPYEIQNIYDLLMGAFKDELNNVKEKIITITT from the coding sequence ATGAAAAATAACTATAAGATTTTGTTTGAAAACTCCAAACAGAAAGTTATATCTTCTATTGGTTTAGTTGAAGCGTCACTTATCGGTCTTGAAAAATATATTATAAACAAAAAATATAACCCTAAAGAGCTTGAGCCTTATGATGCTTTATCTGACAGGTTTATCAGAGCAGTAGAAACTTGTATTAAATTTTTTAAAACATATGAATATTACCTGTATACATTTTCGTCTGATACTTATAGGGATCTGCTTTTAAATATGGAAAAGCAAAAGATAATATCAGCAGTAGAAATCTGGGTAGATATGCGGGATATCAGAAATCGGATTGTACACGATTATTTACCTTATGAAATACAAAATATTTATGATCTTCTTATGGGCGCATTTAAAGATGAACTCAATAATGTGAAGGAAAAAATTATTACAATTACTACTTGA
- the gmd gene encoding GDP-mannose 4,6-dehydratase codes for MKKALITGITGQDGSYLAEILLEKGYEVHGIIRRSSSFNTGRIDHLYNNPEIVNKTLFLHYGDLVDTSNLNRILEKIAPHEIYNLGAQSHVKVSFEIPDYTAQVDALGTLRFLDAIREVGLGKETKLYQASTSELFGKVQEVPQKETTPFYPRSPYGVAKLFGYWIIVNYREAYNLFACNGILFNHESPRRGETFVTRKITRAAARIILGLQDKLVLGNLNAKRDWGFAPEFCEGMWRILQHEKAEDFVLATGETHTVREFTELSFRELGIELTWIGENENEKGIVKEVIKQKSEIRSQKSGVGGSNFSNPQSATRNLQSGDVVVEVSPGYYRPTEVELLIGDATKANELLGWKAKTKFEDLVKLMAKADFEKVLKRGY; via the coding sequence ATGAAAAAAGCACTCATAACCGGCATTACCGGGCAGGATGGAAGCTATCTTGCGGAAATCTTGTTGGAGAAAGGTTACGAAGTTCATGGAATAATCAGAAGGAGCAGTTCTTTTAATACCGGAAGGATCGATCACCTTTATAATAATCCTGAGATTGTAAATAAAACATTATTTCTTCATTACGGAGACCTGGTTGATACAAGCAATTTAAATAGGATATTGGAAAAAATTGCTCCGCACGAAATTTATAACCTGGGTGCGCAAAGCCATGTAAAAGTATCTTTCGAAATTCCTGATTACACAGCACAGGTGGATGCACTTGGGACATTGCGATTTTTAGATGCCATAAGAGAAGTGGGATTAGGAAAAGAAACAAAATTATATCAGGCTTCTACAAGCGAGCTTTTTGGTAAAGTGCAGGAAGTGCCGCAAAAAGAAACAACTCCTTTTTATCCCCGCTCACCTTATGGGGTAGCAAAACTTTTTGGCTATTGGATAATAGTTAATTATCGCGAAGCATATAATCTTTTTGCCTGCAATGGAATTTTATTCAATCACGAATCGCCAAGAAGAGGTGAAACTTTTGTAACAAGAAAAATTACCCGCGCTGCTGCAAGGATTATTTTAGGTTTACAAGATAAACTTGTTTTGGGTAATCTAAATGCAAAACGTGATTGGGGTTTTGCTCCGGAATTTTGTGAAGGCATGTGGCGGATTTTACAGCATGAAAAAGCTGAAGATTTTGTGCTTGCTACTGGTGAGACTCATACAGTACGCGAATTTACAGAGCTGTCATTTAGAGAATTGGGAATTGAACTTACGTGGATTGGTGAAAATGAAAATGAAAAAGGAATTGTAAAAGAAGTCATTAAACAGAAGTCAGAAATCAGAAGTCAGAAATCAGGGGTAGGCGGTTCCAATTTTTCAAATCCGCAATCCGCAACCCGCAATCTGCAATCTGGAGATGTGGTTGTAGAAGTATCACCCGGTTATTACAGACCGACAGAAGTGGAATTGCTTATCGGTGATGCAACAAAAGCTAATGAATTATTAGGATGGAAGGCAAAAACAAAATTTGAAGACCTTGTAAAATTAATGGCTAAAGCTGATTTTGAAAAAGTATTAAAAAGAGGTTATTAA
- a CDS encoding nucleotidyltransferase domain-containing protein, translating to MLENIRIDAAEKRALLYAIKDITEEVYLFGSRLNSLKKGGDIDILIFSTQNSLDLSRKISRKFFMECEEKIDVLVLNKENLTEEQKAFINTIKPVRIK from the coding sequence ATGCTAGAAAATATAAGAATAGATGCTGCAGAAAAACGTGCACTATTGTATGCTATAAAGGATATTACTGAGGAGGTATATTTATTTGGCTCCCGATTAAATTCCTTAAAAAAAGGCGGAGATATTGATATACTGATCTTTTCAACCCAAAATAGCCTGGATTTATCCAGAAAAATCAGCCGCAAATTCTTTATGGAATGTGAAGAAAAAATTGATGTACTGGTTTTAAACAAAGAAAATCTAACTGAAGAACAAAAAGCTTTTATCAATACTATTAAACCAGTAAGAATAAAATGA
- a CDS encoding nucleotidyl transferase AbiEii/AbiGii toxin family protein, giving the protein MNESDEFYIKSLYPFQDGILNILRELKLPFYLTGGTPLSRIYFKHRYSDDLDLFVNDDSSFSEYCNIIFNKLADSQTKLNFIIDKQKLNRSNNFMQVYISKADLELKIDLVNDVAPHYDEFYFDAVLGKIDSLRNILSNKFSALYRFEPKDIVDIWIICKNFKCNFKEIISEAKNKEAGVDPVSIFEILSSFPVDKLNLIKWINKPDPIHFKNDLSVIADDIFNGRINSLVN; this is encoded by the coding sequence ATGAACGAATCCGACGAATTTTATATAAAGAGCCTTTACCCCTTTCAGGATGGGATTCTGAATATATTAAGAGAATTAAAACTACCATTTTATCTAACAGGTGGTACGCCTCTTAGCCGCATTTATTTTAAGCACCGTTATTCCGATGATCTCGATTTATTTGTTAATGATGATAGCAGTTTTAGTGAGTATTGTAATATCATTTTTAATAAATTAGCCGATTCACAAACTAAACTTAACTTCATCATCGATAAACAAAAGCTCAATCGATCAAACAATTTTATGCAGGTATACATCTCAAAAGCTGACCTCGAATTAAAAATTGATTTGGTTAACGATGTTGCTCCGCACTATGATGAGTTTTATTTTGACGCAGTGCTTGGGAAAATCGATAGCCTAAGGAACATTTTATCCAATAAATTTTCCGCTCTTTACAGATTCGAACCGAAGGATATTGTCGATATCTGGATTATTTGTAAAAATTTTAAGTGCAACTTTAAAGAGATTATTTCTGAAGCAAAAAATAAAGAAGCTGGAGTTGACCCTGTTTCAATTTTTGAAATCCTTAGCTCTTTCCCGGTTGATAAGTTGAATCTTATTAAATGGATTAATAAACCCGACCCAATTCATTTTAAAAATGATCTTTCAGTTATTGCAGACGATATTTTTAACGGCAGGATAAATTCATTAGTTAATTAA
- a CDS encoding nucleotidyltransferase domain-containing protein → MRLNEFEKGIIKNTAKEIFGEDTEIFIFGSRVDDTLKGGDIDIYLKCLNKENLLDKKIKYLIKLEKLLGEQKIDVIINHPKAIVKPIFKIAESTGIRL, encoded by the coding sequence ATGCGCTTAAATGAATTTGAAAAAGGAATAATAAAGAATACTGCTAAAGAAATTTTTGGCGAAGATACCGAAATATTTATCTTCGGTAGCCGAGTTGATGATACGCTGAAAGGCGGGGATATTGATATTTACCTTAAATGCTTAAATAAAGAAAACCTGTTGGATAAAAAAATTAAGTATTTAATAAAACTTGAAAAATTACTAGGCGAGCAAAAAATTGACGTGATTATTAACCACCCCAAAGCTATTGTAAAACCTATATTTAAAATTGCTGAATCAACAGGTATCAGATTGTGA
- a CDS encoding nucleotide sugar dehydrogenase — protein sequence MTLLEKINNTSAVIGIIGLGYVGLPLALEFVNKKFKVIGFDLDPKKPEILSKGKSYIKHISEERIKTAISSGFFSATTNFSLLPEVDAIIICVPTPLDEHREPDVSYIVNSGKVIAQYLRKGQLVVLESSTYPGTTDEILLPMFEESQNSKLKTKNSTFNVGVDFYLAFSPEREDPNNPDFTTGTIPKVVGGVTPKCLEIAKALYDKIIVKTVPVSSTRAAEATKLLENIYRSVNIALVNELKMVFDRMDIDVWEVIEAAKTKPFGFHPFYPGPGLGGHCIPIDPFYLTWKAREYDINTKFIELAGEINTLQPYYVVEKSSEVLNKFKKSLNGSKVLILGAAYKKDIDDMRESPTLKLIEIFAEQGADVSYNDPFVPKLYKTRKYNYDLQSVDLTKENLKTYDLIVLSTDHSSYDYKFIADNSNLIVDTRNAFEKNGVKSGNIFKA from the coding sequence ATGACACTATTAGAAAAAATCAACAACACATCTGCCGTTATTGGCATTATTGGACTTGGTTATGTTGGCTTGCCTTTAGCCCTGGAATTTGTAAACAAGAAATTTAAAGTTATCGGATTCGATCTCGATCCGAAGAAACCCGAGATTTTATCAAAGGGTAAATCTTATATAAAGCATATAAGTGAAGAGCGGATTAAAACTGCCATATCGAGTGGATTCTTTTCTGCAACAACAAATTTTTCGCTTTTACCGGAAGTGGATGCGATTATTATCTGTGTTCCAACTCCTCTTGATGAACACCGCGAGCCAGATGTAAGTTATATTGTTAATTCCGGTAAAGTAATTGCTCAGTACTTAAGAAAGGGGCAATTGGTCGTATTGGAATCTTCAACTTATCCCGGAACAACAGATGAAATTCTTCTGCCGATGTTTGAGGAAAGTCAAAACTCAAAACTAAAAACTAAAAACTCAACATTCAATGTAGGTGTGGATTTTTATTTGGCATTTAGTCCCGAACGTGAAGATCCCAACAATCCTGATTTTACAACAGGAACGATTCCCAAAGTAGTGGGAGGCGTTACTCCTAAGTGTTTGGAAATCGCTAAAGCATTATATGATAAAATAATTGTTAAGACTGTACCGGTAAGTTCTACCAGAGCAGCAGAAGCTACAAAGCTATTAGAAAATATTTATCGCTCTGTTAATATTGCGCTGGTGAATGAACTTAAAATGGTATTTGACAGAATGGATATTGATGTTTGGGAAGTTATTGAAGCTGCTAAGACAAAGCCATTTGGTTTTCATCCTTTTTATCCTGGACCAGGGTTAGGTGGACATTGTATTCCAATAGACCCTTTCTATTTAACATGGAAAGCGCGGGAATACGACATCAATACTAAGTTTATAGAGCTTGCAGGTGAGATAAATACTTTACAGCCATACTACGTTGTGGAAAAGTCATCAGAAGTATTAAATAAATTTAAGAAATCCCTTAATGGTTCTAAGGTTCTTATCCTTGGAGCTGCATACAAAAAAGATATTGATGATATGCGCGAATCACCAACCTTAAAGCTGATAGAAATATTTGCTGAGCAGGGTGCTGATGTTAGTTATAATGACCCTTTCGTTCCTAAATTGTACAAGACAAGAAAATATAATTATGATTTACAATCGGTTGATCTTACAAAAGAAAATCTGAAAACCTACGACCTGATTGTTTTAAGCACCGATCATTCTTCTTATGATTATAAGTTCATAGCCGATAACTCAAATTTGATTGTTGATACCCGGAATGCATTTGAAAAAAATGGTGTGAAATCTGGTAATATTTTTAAAGCCTAA